TATTTTCTCTTTAACCGAGCCCGGAGTTGTTTTTTCCAACTCATTAATAAAAGCTTTGATGCTTTGAATTTTTTTAACTAGTTCTTTGAGAGCCAAGGTATTGCGATCTAAGAATAGTTGAAGTTTTATGATTAATTCCAAATTTTCCTTTTTCATAACAATCCTTTCATTTTGTTTTATTGTAAGGTGCTGATTGTATATTTTTTAGCATACAAATTAATATCAGTCAAATAATTCGTCAACACTGGAAGTTGGCAACTCCCGGTGTTGATTAACCTTTAATTAATATTTGGCTTTTTTGCTAATTTGGCGCCAAATTAACATATTTAATCCCGAATTATGATGTGGACTTGACAAGGTAACTTGATTTTTAAACAGTTTAGTATCAATATATGAAGCATCACGGGTTCGTCCCTTGATGGTTCGTCCCTTGATAACTAAATAATCATTTTTCAAACAAATTCCGAAAGGAGAGCTAGCCTATGTTAATGGGCATGCCTATGAGACTCAGAAAAGGATTCGAAAGATCCGCTGAGTCGGTGACCCCTGGTCATCCTGACAAAATTTGCGATCAGATCGCAGATTCTCTTGTTGATCTGGCTATTCAGAGAGACAAGTATCACAGCCACCGTATGGCCGCAGAAGTTACTGGCGGTCACGGTCGTATTTTCATTACTGGTGAATGCAAAGTTCCCGGTTCCGTGGCCTCATTCCAATCTCGCGTTGGCCCGCTAGTGCGTAAGGTTTACAAAGAAATTACGCACGACGACATTGATTCCATTACGTTACACATGGCCAAACAATCACCAAACATTGCTCAAGGAGTTGATCCTGGTGGTGCTGGTGATCAAGGCGTTATGATTGGGTTTGCTACGACAGAAACTCCGGAAATGATGCCGTTGCCATTTATGTTGGCTCGTAAGTTGTCCTCATTGCTCTATCAAGTAGCGCAATCCGGTAAAGTCCATTGGATGCATACTGATGGTAAGACTGAAGTCGTTATGAAAAACAATCAAGTCGAAACTTTAGTAATTGCTATCCAGCATAAGAAAGGCGTCACCAAAGAAGAAATGACGCACGATCTTTATTCTCACGTCATTGAACCCACGTTGGGTTATATGCCGAAGAATTTTGTGCTCAACGGCGGTGGTGAATTCCATATTGGTGGTTTTGCTGCTGATGCTGGTACTACCGGTCGTAAACTTGTGATCGACAACTATGGTCCGGAAATTCCTATCGGTGGTGGAGCTTATTCTGGTAAAGACCCGACAAAGGTTGACCGCTCCGCTGCTTACATGGCACGTTTTATTGCCAAAAACATCGTTGCTCATCACGTTTCCGGTGCTAAAGAAGCCTTGGTTCACCTGGCGTATGCAATCATGAAAGAGGAACCAATGGGATTGATTGCCATTACCGACAAGGGCGTCGATGTATCGCCATGGGTAAGAGAACACTTTGATCTTCGACCTAAGGCAATTATTGAAACGCTTAACTTGTGGCGTCCGATTTACCGCACAGTCAACGTTGGTGGACATTACGGCGTTGATCATGTAGCACATCCTGGGTTGCTTCATATTTGGACCTGGGAAGCGATTCGTACTGATTTATAATCCAGTCACAATTCAAACAAAGGAGAACATACCATGACACACACCATGGATTCACCCGAAAAAGATTCTGACATGGACATGCGTCGCTCAAAAAAGCATCGCAGCCATAACAGAATCAACGCAGGCAAAAAAAAACAACGCCTGTACATTCATCCGGCAACTGACGTAATACACGTTGGCTATAAAACTAAGTGGAGCCAAGGGGCTGTCGCTGTGCCGGAGTTTCGATCAACCACCTATACATTTGATAGCGCCCAACAGGGCGAGAAAGCTTTCAAAATCGCACTCACTGGCAGTAATGACGGGCCACTGATTTACAGTCGGCTCAATCACCCCAATGCCCAAATTTTGGAAGACCGGCTAACAAATTTGGAACCAGGAGCAGGTGGTGCTAAAGTGTTTTGCTCTGGCATGTCTGCCATAGTAACGACGACTCTAGCATTGCTTCCCCCAGGACAAGTACTGGCCTATTC
The Candidatus Komeilibacteria bacterium CG_4_10_14_0_2_um_filter_37_10 DNA segment above includes these coding regions:
- a CDS encoding methionine adenosyltransferase (catalyzes the formation of S-adenosylmethionine from methionine and ATP; methionine adenosyltransferase) yields the protein MLMGMPMRLRKGFERSAESVTPGHPDKICDQIADSLVDLAIQRDKYHSHRMAAEVTGGHGRIFITGECKVPGSVASFQSRVGPLVRKVYKEITHDDIDSITLHMAKQSPNIAQGVDPGGAGDQGVMIGFATTETPEMMPLPFMLARKLSSLLYQVAQSGKVHWMHTDGKTEVVMKNNQVETLVIAIQHKKGVTKEEMTHDLYSHVIEPTLGYMPKNFVLNGGGEFHIGGFAADAGTTGRKLVIDNYGPEIPIGGGAYSGKDPTKVDRSAAYMARFIAKNIVAHHVSGAKEALVHLAYAIMKEEPMGLIAITDKGVDVSPWVREHFDLRPKAIIETLNLWRPIYRTVNVGGHYGVDHVAHPGLLHIWTWEAIRTDL